The Microcystis aeruginosa NIES-843 sequence TCTCCTTGAGAGGGGCAAAATCGGCGGCTAACAACAGCTGATTTAATTCCTCTTGGGGGATATGTTTGGCCCCGATGCGGACAATTCGCGATCTCATCGTGTTAGAAACCCCGCTTCTTTGTCGTCCTGCTTCCAAACCCATTACCCGGTGATAAAGTTCCAATTTTGCCGGGGGAATTGGGGAACCATCAAAATCAATACCATTAGCGATCGCCACATCAATGGCATCAGCGCCCGTAGTTGTGGTTAAATTAGTTTCGGTGGACATAAAGACAATATAAAGGATCGTTGCTATTTTATCAGGCGATCGATATCCGCCGCTATGATCAGGAAAGTAATCTTCATTTCTGTGTGACTATGGCTCAATTGCCGACCTATCAACCAAAACAGTTATCCCTGGGCCCCCTAGAAGCGGAAATTCTCAATATTGTCTGGGAATTGGAACCCGTTAGCGTTAAGGATGTCCACGATCGCATTTTAGCGGATCCAGAACGGGATCTGGCCTATACTTCTGTGACTACGGTACTGCGTCGTTTAACTAATAAAGGCTGGTTAAGTTGTTATAAACAGGGTCGGATTTTCTACTGGAAACCGATGGTTTCTAAGGAACAAGCACAGGCAATTAAAGCCTACGAACAATTACATCGTTTTTTGGCTATTGGTAATGCGGATGTGGTGGCTTCTTTTGCCGATAGTCTCGATACTGCTAGTGTCGAACAATTAAAAGCGATCGCCTCTCGTTTAGATACCCTTCGTCAACAACGGAGAGAAAGCTAATGCACGGTTCAATGTTATTACTAGCATTAACTATCGCCATTGGTTTACGTTGGTTTCTGCCCAGCTATCAGCGTCGTTGGCAGATAACGCTATTTTTCTTCCTCTTTCCTCCTTTGCTGCTGTTAATGACAGTTATATCGGTGGTTTGTATGGGCTATCGCGGGCAAATGCTAGGCTATAACTCCAGTTTAATAAGTTACTTTAGTGCTATAATTTGGCTAGGTTTTGCTATATTTTGTTTGATAAAACTCTCCTATCAAACCTGGCAAACCCATCGGGATTTTAGCAGTTATCCCCTCAAAAAAATCACCGCTCAGAAAGCGAGAGTTTTAGCAGTGGATTTTCCCTACAGTGCCAGAGTTGGCTTCTGGAAGTCGGAATTAATTGTGACGCAAGGATTATTAAATCTCTTAGATCAAGAACATTTACAAGCAGTTTTAGCCCACGAACAAGCTCACCAAGAATATCATGACACTTTCTGGTTTTTCTGGTTAGGTTGGCTGCGATCGATGTCTTCTTGGCTGCCCAATAGCGAGAATTTATGGTCAGAATTGGTCTTCTTGCGGGAATTACGCGCCGATAAGTACGCTTCCGGACAGGTGGATTATTTACTATTAGCTGAATCGCTGCTTTTAGTGGCAGAAAAAGTTAATCAAGTAGCGGAAATAAGTTTCTCCGATAGTTGCTGTGTCGCTCTCAATGATCATTCTTTAAATAATCGTTTATTAGAGAGAATCGATGCTTTAGTCGAGTCAGAAAACCCCGAACTTCCCAGATTTAACTATCAAGTCTGGCTATTGCTTTCCCTCTCCCTCGCTCCTTTCTTACTCTTGCCTTTACACTCCTAAAAATGACCCTAGAAGTTGGACAAAAAGCCCCCGAATTTGCCACCCCCAACCAAAGGGGGGAAATTAGTAAATTAGCAGATTTTGCCGGTCAATGGTTGGTCTTATATTTTTATCCCAAAGATAACACTCCGGGCTGCAGCGCAGAAGCGATCGATTTTACCGCTTTGTCGCCGCAATTTCAGCAATTAAATGCGGTAATTCTGGGAGTTAGTCCCGATTCAGAAAAGTCCCACTGTCGTTTTATTGAAAAACACAATTTAACTATTCAATTATTGAGCGATCCCGAGCATCAACTGGCGGAAATTTATCAAGTCTGGGGATTAAAAAAATTTATGGGCAAGGAATATATGGGGATTAGACGCTCCACTTTCCTGATCGACCCCCGGGGAAATATTGCCTATATTTGGTCAAATGTCAAGGTAAAAGCCCATGCAGAAGCGGTTTTGAAAAAACTTGAGGAATTGCAGTAGGAAGCCCTCAGTACCCAATATTTACGGGTATGCAATTGCGCCCTTTCGTGTTAGACTAGAAAAGTTGTCAAAAATCGCACATCTAGGCGATCGGGTGTTTCTAGGAATCTAGAAATCCAGCCCTAGATGGAGGATAAACCCGAAAAGGAGAAAAATATGCCCGTTGTCTCTCTTGCAGAATTGCTAGAGTCTGGTGTTCACTTTGGCCATCAAACGCGCCGTTGGAACCCGAAAATGTCTCAGTACATCTACACTGCCCGGAATGGGGTTCATATCATTGATTTGGTGCAAACTGCCCAATTAATCGAAGAAGCTTACGAATTTGTCCGAGGAGAAGCCGATCGCGGTAAACGCTTTTTATTCATCGGTACGAAACGGCAAGCGGCAGCAATCATTAAACAGGAAGCTTTACGCAGCGGTAGCCACTTCGTTAACCAACGCTGGTTAGGGGGAATGTTAACCAACTGGGAAACCATTCGCGGCCGGGTAGAAAGACTCAAAGAATTAGAAGAATTAGAAAATAGCGGCGCCCTCGATAAACGACCGAAAAAAGAAGCATCGGTACTGCGTCGGGAATTAGGCAAACTAGAAAAATACCTCGGTGGCATTAAAACCATGCGCCGGCTGCCGGATTTAGTCGTCGTAGTGGATCAGCGTCGGGAATACAACGCTATCCAAGAATGCCAAAAATTGGGCATTCCCATCATCTCCCTCTTGGATACTAACTGCGATCCTGACTTGGTAGATGTGCCGATTCCCGCCAACGATGACGCAATTCGCTCAGTCAAACTGATTTTAGGCAAAATTAGCGATGCGATCATCGAAGGTCGTCGCGGTGGTCAAGCAGCGGTGGAAGAATACGAGGAAGACTACGATAATGAAACCGAGTACGAGGAAGAAGGTGATTATTCCCAATACGCCGCCGAATTTGCCAGTGGAGACGACGATAACTAGGGAAAATTAGCTATTGATCGCAGCTAGGTTCGGGGGGAAACTTTCCGAGCCTATCGATCGGCAAAACCTGCCCCTCTCGTGGCATGATCAATTATAAGCAGTAGGTTAAGAATATTATGGCGGAAATTACAGCACAACAGGTTAAAGAACTTAGGGAAAAGACCGGCGCCGGCATGATGGATTGTAAGAGGGCGCTGACGGAAAACGCGGGGGATATAACTAAAGCGATCGAATGGTTGCGTCAAAAAGGGATTACTTCCGCCGAGAAAAAAGCTAGTCGGGTAGCGGCAGAAGGGATGATCGGCAGTTACATCCACACCGGCAGCCGCATCGGTGTTTTAGTGGAAGTGAACTGTGAAACCGATTTTGTCGCCCGTCGCGAGGAGTTCAAAAAATTGGTTAATGACGTGGCCATGCAGATTGCCGCTTGTCCTAACGTCGAATATGTAAAAGTGGCCGATATTCCCGCCGAAATCGCCGCCAAAGAAAAAGAAATTGAGATGG is a genomic window containing:
- a CDS encoding small RNA NsiR4-regulated ssr1528 family protein, whose product is MSTETNLTTTTGADAIDVAIANGIDFDGSPIPPAKLELYHRVMGLEAGRQRSGVSNTMRSRIVRIGAKHIPQEELNQLLLAADFAPLKEKEIAFYL
- a CDS encoding BlaI/MecI/CopY family transcriptional regulator → MLFYQAIDIRRYDQESNLHFCVTMAQLPTYQPKQLSLGPLEAEILNIVWELEPVSVKDVHDRILADPERDLAYTSVTTVLRRLTNKGWLSCYKQGRIFYWKPMVSKEQAQAIKAYEQLHRFLAIGNADVVASFADSLDTASVEQLKAIASRLDTLRQQRRES
- a CDS encoding M56 family metallopeptidase translates to MHGSMLLLALTIAIGLRWFLPSYQRRWQITLFFFLFPPLLLLMTVISVVCMGYRGQMLGYNSSLISYFSAIIWLGFAIFCLIKLSYQTWQTHRDFSSYPLKKITAQKARVLAVDFPYSARVGFWKSELIVTQGLLNLLDQEHLQAVLAHEQAHQEYHDTFWFFWLGWLRSMSSWLPNSENLWSELVFLRELRADKYASGQVDYLLLAESLLLVAEKVNQVAEISFSDSCCVALNDHSLNNRLLERIDALVESENPELPRFNYQVWLLLSLSLAPFLLLPLHS
- the bcp gene encoding thioredoxin-dependent thiol peroxidase, whose translation is MTLEVGQKAPEFATPNQRGEISKLADFAGQWLVLYFYPKDNTPGCSAEAIDFTALSPQFQQLNAVILGVSPDSEKSHCRFIEKHNLTIQLLSDPEHQLAEIYQVWGLKKFMGKEYMGIRRSTFLIDPRGNIAYIWSNVKVKAHAEAVLKKLEELQ
- the rpsB gene encoding 30S ribosomal protein S2 — translated: MPVVSLAELLESGVHFGHQTRRWNPKMSQYIYTARNGVHIIDLVQTAQLIEEAYEFVRGEADRGKRFLFIGTKRQAAAIIKQEALRSGSHFVNQRWLGGMLTNWETIRGRVERLKELEELENSGALDKRPKKEASVLRRELGKLEKYLGGIKTMRRLPDLVVVVDQRREYNAIQECQKLGIPIISLLDTNCDPDLVDVPIPANDDAIRSVKLILGKISDAIIEGRRGGQAAVEEYEEDYDNETEYEEEGDYSQYAAEFASGDDDN
- the tsf gene encoding translation elongation factor Ts produces the protein MAEITAQQVKELREKTGAGMMDCKRALTENAGDITKAIEWLRQKGITSAEKKASRVAAEGMIGSYIHTGSRIGVLVEVNCETDFVARREEFKKLVNDVAMQIAACPNVEYVKVADIPAEIAAKEKEIEMGRDDLANKPDNIKEKIVAGRIEKRLKELSLLDQPFIRDQNISIDELLKQAIAALGENIQVRRFQRFVLGEGIEKEETDFAAEVAAQMGQKAPEPVAAAPQVEEKAPEPAAKDNPPAKGKKKK